A section of the Hippea jasoniae genome encodes:
- the speD gene encoding adenosylmethionine decarboxylase: protein MKALGRHILAEYFECDKELLNDPKMLEKHLIEAAKAANATVISSSFRTFEPFGVSGVVIVAESHLAIHTWPEYGFAAVDFFTCGDSSNPWKAHEYLKKVLKPKRCEEKEVLRGVLDIENLEFKPFFIEQKKQENNSAAFA, encoded by the coding sequence GTGAAGGCACTTGGAAGACACATTTTGGCTGAGTACTTTGAGTGTGACAAAGAGCTTCTCAACGATCCAAAGATGTTAGAGAAGCATTTGATTGAGGCAGCTAAAGCTGCAAATGCCACCGTTATTTCTTCCTCTTTTAGAACCTTCGAACCCTTTGGGGTTAGCGGGGTTGTTATCGTTGCTGAATCCCATCTTGCAATTCATACATGGCCTGAATATGGATTTGCCGCCGTTGATTTCTTTACATGTGGTGATTCATCAAATCCATGGAAAGCCCATGAATACCTTAAAAAGGTGCTAAAACCCAAGCGTTGCGAAGAAAAAGAAGTCTTACGCGGGGTTTTAGATATAGAAAACCTTGAGTTCAAACCGTTTTTCATAGAACAAAAGAAACAAGAAAACAATAGCGCTGCTTTTGCATAA
- a CDS encoding pyruvoyl-dependent arginine decarboxylase encodes MYEGAPNIYAIKAASAEGFSQLNAFDVALLKSGVGDTNLVKMSSILPPNCKKVESITLPRGDLVPVAYAALTSSKKGQRIAAAVAIAIPKDKTMNGLIMEFEDFDITAQEAEEQVRKMAQWGMEYRGYEIDRIESISVDHVVENHGAVFACVVLWWDR; translated from the coding sequence ATGTACGAAGGGGCTCCCAATATCTATGCCATTAAGGCGGCCTCTGCAGAAGGATTTAGCCAGCTTAATGCATTCGATGTTGCTTTACTAAAAAGCGGCGTTGGAGATACAAATCTGGTTAAGATGAGTTCTATCTTGCCTCCGAACTGTAAAAAGGTAGAATCTATCACACTACCACGAGGGGATCTTGTTCCTGTGGCCTATGCTGCTTTGACATCATCAAAAAAAGGTCAGCGAATAGCTGCAGCCGTTGCCATTGCAATACCAAAAGACAAAACAATGAACGGCCTAATTATGGAGTTTGAAGATTTTGACATTACAGCCCAAGAAGCCGAAGAACAGGTTAGAAAAATGGCTCAATGGGGTATGGAATACAGAGGATATGAAATAGACAGGATAGAAAGTATTTCTGTCGATCATGTGGTTGAAAACCACGGTGCTGTGTTTGCCTGCGTTGTTTTATGGTGGGATAGATGA
- the speB gene encoding agmatinase produces the protein MKYYCSLPSSKKARTILVGVPYDGTSTFRPGSRFAPNAIRDASYGIESYSPYQDRDLRDIKFFDIGDIPLSFSLKELNLQIIETFISRIIRQGKRVVSLGGEHLISLPIIKAHATKYKELAVIQLDAHSDLIDSFRGEKLSHATVMRRTAEIIGFENLYQLGIRSMVKEDRLLPFRDTHMCLFDLKKADEYIKQLKNRPVYVSIDLDVLDPSIFCGTGTPEPGGITFKELVDFIVKLKELNVVGADVVELSPHYDQSGVSSITAAVVVRELLLAIAY, from the coding sequence ATGAAATACTACTGCAGCCTCCCCTCCTCAAAAAAAGCAAGAACAATATTGGTGGGTGTGCCGTATGATGGCACATCCACCTTTAGACCTGGATCTCGATTTGCTCCCAATGCCATCAGGGATGCCTCATACGGTATAGAATCATACAGCCCGTATCAGGATAGGGATTTAAGGGATATAAAGTTTTTTGATATAGGCGACATACCGCTTAGCTTCTCTTTAAAGGAGTTAAACCTCCAGATTATAGAAACCTTTATATCACGTATAATAAGACAGGGAAAAAGGGTTGTTAGCCTTGGTGGAGAGCATCTCATAAGTCTGCCAATCATAAAAGCCCATGCAACAAAATATAAAGAGCTTGCAGTTATACAGCTTGATGCGCACAGCGATTTGATAGATAGCTTTAGAGGCGAAAAACTCTCCCATGCAACGGTTATGCGCAGAACAGCTGAGATTATAGGTTTTGAAAATCTCTATCAGTTAGGCATAAGGAGCATGGTCAAAGAAGACAGGCTTTTGCCTTTTAGAGACACGCATATGTGTCTATTTGACTTGAAAAAAGCAGATGAATATATCAAACAGCTAAAAAATAGACCTGTTTATGTTTCAATCGACCTTGATGTGCTTGACCCTTCCATTTTCTGTGGTACAGGAACACCTGAGCCAGGTGGTATAACCTTTAAAGAACTTGTAGATTTTATAGTTAAACTAAAAGAATTGAATGTTGTGGGAGCTGATGTAGTTGAGCTTTCGCCTCATTATGACCAAAGCGGCGTCTCCTCTATCACTGCAGCAGTGGTTGTTAGAGAACTTCTGCTTGCTATAGCTTATTAA
- a CDS encoding pyrimidine 5'-nucleotidase, translating to MKVFLIDVDNTLYPQEAGIFDLVDKRINEYMIKFLGMDAKEVPRKRIEYWHTYGTTMAGLMKHFNIDPYHFLEFTHDVDIDGRIKPNKTLREKLQKIEAVKIAFTNAPLTHAKRVLELLGIIDQFVDIFDIISADFIGKPHKYPYQKIVKLTKAEKYIMADDVDRNVKTAKQLGMFAIHIGDNKEVADLAVKRFEEIPETLINKL from the coding sequence ATGAAGGTATTTTTGATCGATGTTGATAATACATTATATCCGCAAGAAGCGGGCATTTTTGATCTTGTCGATAAAAGAATCAATGAATATATGATTAAGTTTTTGGGTATGGATGCAAAAGAAGTACCGCGCAAAAGAATAGAATACTGGCATACATACGGCACAACTATGGCGGGTTTGATGAAGCACTTCAACATAGACCCGTATCACTTTCTTGAGTTTACACACGATGTTGATATAGATGGCAGGATAAAGCCTAATAAAACCTTAAGGGAAAAACTACAGAAAATAGAGGCGGTAAAGATCGCATTTACAAATGCACCGCTAACACATGCAAAGCGGGTGCTTGAGCTTCTTGGCATCATAGATCAGTTTGTTGATATCTTTGATATAATAAGCGCTGATTTTATCGGCAAGCCGCATAAATACCCCTATCAAAAAATAGTAAAACTAACAAAAGCAGAAAAATATATCATGGCTGATGATGTGGATAGAAATGTCAAAACGGCAAAGCAGTTAGGCATGTTTGCTATCCATATAGGCGACAATAAAGAGGTTGCTGATTTAGCTGTTAAAAGATTTGAAGAAATTCCAGAAACTTTGATTAATAAGCTATAG
- a CDS encoding NUDIX hydrolase — translation MIDEKTLKKLFSQSQKITISNPNLKKAAVIIPFLKSKDDWLLIFEKKPSSSTTHPDQISFPGGSWEKSDKNFAHTALRETCEELNICGNDIELLGPFEPMRTLTTNFLIYPFGGIVKKQPPYNYNPDEVVKLLFIPFDFFIKNHPFERKNYSYKGKNRQTFIIEYKGEIIWGATARILDKLVQKLKLLL, via the coding sequence ATGATTGATGAAAAAACCTTAAAAAAACTATTTAGCCAATCCCAAAAAATTACCATTTCAAATCCCAATTTAAAAAAAGCGGCAGTAATTATACCCTTTTTAAAAAGCAAGGATGATTGGTTGTTGATATTTGAAAAAAAACCTTCAAGCAGCACAACCCATCCAGATCAGATTTCATTTCCCGGCGGCTCTTGGGAAAAATCGGATAAAAACTTTGCCCACACGGCGCTGCGTGAAACATGTGAGGAGCTTAACATCTGTGGCAACGACATAGAACTACTGGGTCCATTTGAACCCATGAGAACATTAACAACAAACTTCCTCATATATCCGTTTGGGGGTATAGTAAAAAAACAGCCTCCATACAACTACAATCCCGACGAAGTTGTAAAGTTATTATTTATTCCGTTTGATTTTTTTATAAAAAATCATCCATTTGAAAGAAAAAACTACAGCTACAAAGGTAAAAACAGGCAAACATTTATTATTGAATATAAAGGGGAGATTATCTGGGGTGCAACTGCGCGAATCCTTGATAAATTGGTTCAAAAATTAAAACTTCTATTATGA
- a CDS encoding cation:proton antiporter: MNDSIALIVVLSFIIPFFSMKLFKGIIPSVAFEILIGFILGRSGFNIIHTNSEIVEFLSTFGLIFLMFLSGLESDVDLKSLKGKSFFHSPLFLAILIFTSTFLISGLFSSYLVKHFNCSTSVLYLTLIFSTTSVAIVFPTLKAREDLKKVYKQTLLQAAFVADFLTLMLISLFSVYKVKNKLTVDSLLVIVLFGLTFLIVRFIKRLPQIPIIYTLFETMKHKSHIQIGIRGSFAILFLFIFLAEKLGVELILGSFLAGIIISTINSAHIRILRLKLDAIGYGFFIPFFFIAQGAKSTLPLHSKGSIEFIILIVLGGILVKVISATPLLVRFSLRETISAGVLLSGRLSLIIAASIIGLKLGIISEEINASIIILAAITCISSPSLFNIINPPKKSKHLI, encoded by the coding sequence ATGAATGACTCAATCGCATTAATTGTTGTTTTGAGCTTTATAATTCCTTTTTTTAGTATGAAACTATTCAAGGGCATTATTCCATCTGTTGCATTTGAGATATTGATAGGTTTTATACTGGGCAGGTCGGGTTTCAATATTATCCATACAAATTCAGAAATTGTTGAATTTTTATCGACATTTGGCTTGATTTTTTTAATGTTTTTAAGCGGTCTTGAAAGTGATGTTGACCTAAAATCCTTAAAAGGCAAAAGCTTTTTTCATTCACCCCTGTTTTTGGCTATTTTGATTTTTACTTCCACCTTCTTGATATCAGGCTTATTTTCAAGCTACCTTGTTAAACATTTCAACTGCTCAACAAGTGTATTATACCTAACATTGATATTTTCAACAACATCTGTGGCAATTGTTTTTCCAACCTTAAAGGCACGAGAAGACCTAAAGAAGGTTTACAAACAGACGCTGCTTCAGGCAGCTTTTGTGGCTGATTTTCTAACGCTTATGCTTATAAGCCTATTTTCTGTTTATAAAGTCAAAAATAAGCTCACAGTTGATAGTCTGCTTGTCATTGTTCTGTTTGGTTTAACATTTCTTATTGTTCGCTTTATCAAGCGATTGCCACAGATTCCTATCATATACACTCTATTTGAAACCATGAAACATAAATCCCACATCCAGATAGGCATTAGAGGCTCATTTGCCATCCTGTTTCTGTTTATATTTCTGGCAGAAAAGTTGGGCGTGGAGCTGATTTTAGGTAGCTTTCTTGCTGGAATTATCATATCAACGATAAATTCAGCCCATATAAGAATTTTAAGACTCAAGCTTGATGCGATAGGATATGGCTTCTTTATTCCATTTTTCTTTATAGCTCAAGGAGCAAAATCCACACTTCCTTTACATTCAAAAGGTAGTATTGAATTTATAATCCTTATCGTGTTGGGTGGTATTTTAGTAAAGGTTATCTCGGCAACGCCATTACTTGTAAGATTCTCATTAAGGGAAACAATTTCTGCTGGAGTGCTTCTAAGTGGCAGATTGAGTCTTATTATTGCAGCAAGCATTATAGGTTTAAAACTGGGTATAATATCTGAAGAGATTAACGCTTCTATTATCATTCTTGCCGCAATTACATGCATCAGCTCACCCTCGCTGTTTAACATAATAAATCCACCAAAAAAGTCAAAACACCTTATTTAG
- a CDS encoding YdgA family protein — MKKSTLIGVIIAILVVSVVGGYYFANQYAKKVAEKRIDTLLEKNHLKKDVSYKNLTSSILSRSITIHNLIWNVNKNGKKLGKIVVDELVIHGNPLSNDYSVVIKNANIINLQKINPDLSNKTIATIKTGHIEVEKEDAKEEEKINLTDIHINKNIFFTTQSDFEKITKILNLNAPINIKAHLILDKKDKTAFLDHYTINWKDNLAVSYSLKLANVDIEGFREIAKQLNGDNPNPIMVLGLLSKAYEIKPLEVKVKFKNYGAVDRFIQLISKTEHTSKEDIIKRLQFQLNHSPFKKFSQPIVSFVDEKKKHLEITIDNPEQLSVGDLGSRLTSNNFYKILHIEVE; from the coding sequence ATGAAAAAATCAACGCTTATTGGCGTAATTATTGCAATTCTTGTTGTATCGGTTGTTGGAGGGTATTATTTTGCCAATCAATACGCAAAAAAAGTGGCAGAAAAAAGGATCGATACGCTGCTTGAAAAGAACCACCTCAAAAAAGATGTTAGCTACAAAAATCTAACAAGTTCTATTTTAAGTCGCTCCATAACGATCCATAATCTCATTTGGAATGTAAACAAAAACGGTAAAAAACTTGGAAAAATAGTGGTCGATGAGCTGGTTATACACGGCAATCCCCTATCAAATGACTACTCTGTTGTAATTAAAAATGCCAACATTATTAACCTCCAAAAGATAAACCCTGATTTGTCAAATAAAACAATAGCTACAATAAAAACAGGACATATAGAGGTTGAAAAGGAAGATGCAAAGGAAGAAGAAAAAATCAATCTCACAGACATCCATATAAACAAAAATATATTCTTCACAACACAAAGCGATTTTGAAAAAATAACAAAAATTCTAAACCTTAATGCACCTATTAATATCAAAGCACATCTTATTCTGGACAAAAAAGATAAAACGGCATTCCTTGACCATTATACAATCAACTGGAAAGATAACCTTGCGGTCTCCTACTCCTTAAAACTTGCAAATGTTGACATAGAGGGTTTTAGAGAGATTGCAAAGCAGCTAAACGGCGATAATCCAAACCCTATAATGGTGCTGGGTTTGCTTTCAAAAGCCTACGAAATTAAACCGCTTGAGGTTAAAGTTAAATTTAAAAACTACGGCGCAGTAGATAGATTTATTCAGCTTATTAGTAAAACAGAACATACATCTAAAGAAGATATTATAAAACGCCTGCAGTTTCAGCTAAACCACTCACCGTTTAAAAAGTTTTCTCAACCCATTGTCTCTTTTGTTGATGAAAAAAAGAAGCACTTAGAAATAACCATAGACAATCCAGAACAGTTAAGTGTGGGTGATCTGGGAAGCAGATTAACATCAAATAACTTCTACAAAATTCTCCATATTGAAGTTGAATAG
- a CDS encoding Rid family detoxifying hydrolase, with product MIVQTASAPKALGPYSQAIKKENFCFVSMQLGIDPQTGNIVDGDVKEEANRAFRNIENILKAAGFKLANVVKATLYLTNLDDFGQVNTVYEKYFSHKPARSLVIQAAMPKGARVAIDVIAMK from the coding sequence ATGATCGTTCAGACAGCCTCAGCTCCAAAGGCTTTAGGTCCATATTCTCAGGCAATTAAAAAAGAAAACTTCTGTTTTGTATCGATGCAGTTAGGTATAGATCCGCAAACGGGCAATATTGTTGATGGTGATGTTAAAGAGGAGGCAAACAGAGCGTTCAGAAACATAGAAAACATACTAAAAGCTGCTGGCTTTAAACTTGCAAATGTTGTAAAGGCGACGCTTTATTTAACCAACTTAGATGATTTTGGCCAGGTAAATACAGTCTATGAAAAATACTTTTCCCACAAACCGGCAAGGAGTCTTGTGATTCAGGCAGCGATGCCCAAAGGGGCAAGGGTTGCAATAGATGTGATTGCGATGAAATGA
- a CDS encoding AMP-binding protein, whose amino-acid sequence MNISYYILKKIKNRNDRYLKFEDRIFRFDEIASNILKAATFLKQQGVKKGDRVALKLNKSMEFIYLHFANMLIGAVTLPLNPNYSVSETAYFLEDAQAALFISDKENISSLTKTLIEFNIKPFDIKNLKLDEFEEHPLIDLTKPSNTAIIAYTSGTTGKSKGAMITHKNLITNMEALKELWLLSQNDKLLHVLPIFHVHGLVVALQGALNACMDIVMHGKFDALRTIETIKHEKITLFMGVPTIYNRLTQALQNLNGKTNFQSMRLFISGSAPLTEVVFNRFYNLTNHKILERYGMSEAGMIASNPYEEDKRIPLSVGYPIGDCKIKISKDSKEMPPNTVGEVYIKGSNVFKGYFRKPDKTRESFENGWFKTGDMGYLDNSGRLYLVGRAKELIITGGFNVYPKEVENVIDNMDCVVESAVFGVKDEDFGERVEAAVVLKDSCKLNEEVIIQECKKQLAPYKCPKRVHFLKELPKNAMGKIQKNILSKQFSN is encoded by the coding sequence ATGAATATCAGCTACTACATTTTAAAAAAGATAAAAAACAGAAACGATAGATATTTAAAATTTGAGGATAGGATTTTTAGGTTTGATGAGATCGCATCAAATATACTCAAAGCAGCAACCTTTCTTAAGCAGCAGGGTGTTAAAAAGGGTGATAGAGTTGCACTAAAACTCAACAAATCGATGGAGTTTATCTATCTGCATTTTGCAAATATGTTAATCGGTGCAGTTACACTACCCCTAAACCCCAACTATTCTGTTTCTGAAACAGCCTATTTTCTTGAAGATGCACAGGCAGCTTTATTTATTTCGGATAAAGAAAATATCTCAAGCCTTACAAAAACCTTAATTGAGTTTAATATAAAACCGTTTGATATAAAAAATCTTAAACTGGATGAATTTGAGGAACATCCGCTAATCGATTTAACCAAACCCTCCAATACGGCAATTATTGCATACACCTCAGGCACAACAGGTAAAAGCAAAGGTGCCATGATCACACACAAAAACCTCATTACAAACATGGAGGCTTTAAAAGAACTGTGGCTCCTTAGTCAAAACGATAAACTGCTGCATGTATTGCCGATCTTTCATGTTCATGGGCTTGTTGTAGCACTTCAGGGAGCTCTAAATGCCTGCATGGATATTGTCATGCATGGAAAATTTGATGCTTTAAGAACAATAGAAACTATAAAGCATGAAAAGATTACATTATTTATGGGCGTGCCAACAATCTACAACAGACTTACCCAGGCTTTACAAAACCTAAATGGAAAGACAAATTTCCAATCAATGAGACTATTTATCAGTGGCTCAGCTCCACTTACAGAGGTAGTATTCAATAGGTTCTACAATCTCACTAATCATAAAATTCTTGAGCGATACGGCATGAGTGAGGCTGGCATGATTGCATCAAATCCTTATGAAGAAGACAAAAGAATACCTCTAAGCGTTGGATACCCGATAGGCGACTGCAAAATAAAAATCTCAAAAGATTCAAAAGAGATGCCACCAAATACGGTGGGTGAGGTTTATATAAAGGGTAGCAATGTATTTAAAGGTTACTTTAGAAAACCTGATAAAACAAGGGAATCGTTTGAAAACGGCTGGTTTAAAACAGGTGATATGGGATATTTAGACAACTCTGGCAGATTATACCTGGTGGGTAGAGCAAAAGAGCTAATTATAACAGGTGGATTTAATGTTTATCCCAAAGAGGTAGAAAATGTTATAGACAACATGGATTGTGTTGTAGAGTCTGCCGTTTTTGGTGTAAAAGATGAGGATTTTGGTGAAAGGGTGGAGGCTGCCGTAGTTTTAAAGGATTCATGCAAACTAAACGAAGAAGTAATTATCCAGGAGTGCAAAAAACAGCTTGCCCCATACAAATGCCCCAAGCGGGTGCATTTTTTAAAAGAGCTACCTAAAAACGCCATGGGTAAAATCCAGAAAAATATTCTATCAAAGCAGTTTTCAAACTAA
- a CDS encoding glycyl-radical enzyme activating protein, translating to MSGFKGLIFDIKRYSIHDGPGLRTTIFFKGCPLRCWWCHNPESQLNKMEIIHYQNKCIACKTCEAICPKNAIQFKDKPIINKNSCDLCGLCVDNCPTNALEMVGKYYSVEELLDEVAKERDFVEESGGVTISGGEPFMQYEFLVELLKALKENGYHTAVDTTGYTKIDYLLEAAKYCDLFMYDIKHMDDEKHKLYTGVSNRIILNNLLELDKSGAKINIRIPIIPTINDDEKNIMKTIAFLKQLKNITNIDLLPYHNMMIDKYSRLSKKFKLNHVNKPSNERMEEIREIFVKQGFKTGIGG from the coding sequence ATGAGCGGCTTTAAAGGATTAATTTTTGACATTAAACGATACTCCATCCATGATGGGCCGGGGTTGAGAACCACCATCTTCTTTAAGGGTTGCCCCTTGAGGTGCTGGTGGTGCCACAACCCCGAAAGTCAGCTTAACAAAATGGAGATCATCCACTACCAGAACAAGTGTATTGCATGCAAAACCTGTGAGGCTATTTGTCCAAAAAACGCTATCCAGTTTAAAGACAAACCGATAATAAATAAAAACAGCTGCGATTTATGCGGTTTATGTGTTGATAACTGCCCCACCAATGCACTTGAGATGGTTGGAAAATACTATTCAGTGGAGGAGCTTTTAGACGAGGTTGCAAAAGAGAGGGATTTTGTTGAAGAAAGCGGTGGTGTTACAATTTCTGGTGGCGAGCCTTTTATGCAATATGAGTTTTTAGTAGAACTTCTTAAGGCTTTAAAGGAAAACGGTTACCATACGGCTGTTGATACAACTGGCTACACAAAGATAGATTATCTACTTGAGGCAGCAAAATACTGCGATCTGTTTATGTATGACATCAAACATATGGATGATGAAAAGCATAAATTATACACAGGCGTAAGTAACAGAATTATATTAAACAACCTTTTAGAGTTAGACAAAAGCGGGGCTAAAATAAACATAAGAATCCCCATAATACCAACAATAAACGACGATGAAAAAAATATAATGAAAACAATAGCATTCTTAAAGCAGCTTAAAAACATTACAAATATTGATCTCCTACCATATCACAACATGATGATAGATAAATACAGCAGGCTTTCAAAGAAGTTTAAATTAAATCATGTTAATAAACCATCAAATGAAAGAATGGAAGAGATAAGGGAAATATTTGTTAAACAGGGCTTTAAAACAGGTATAGGAGGTTAG
- the hypD gene encoding trans-4-hydroxy-L-proline dehydratase: MQKSSCKIIDYTKIVKEDRGMNDRIKKLRRQSIEKQETISHERALLLTEFYKNCKETSIPIKRAKAFEYILLNKKIFINDGELIVGERGDDIKATPTYPEITLHSLEDLRVLNDREKVSYKVSEETFKVYEEEIIPYWKGKTIREKIFESLPQRWKDAFEAGVFTEFMEQRSPGHTVLDDKIYKKGLLDFIKEIDERIASFDIANDPKAIDKIEELKAMKIAARALIKFAERYADLAEKMAKEEPDPQRRQELNKIAEVCRWVPANAPRNFHEALQYYWFVHIGVITELNGWDAFSPGKLDKHLYPFYKKDIENGTMTKEQAKELLECLWVKFHNHPAPPKVGVTAQESSTYTDFAQINIGGIKEDGTDNVNELSYLLLDVVEEMRLVQPNASVHLSRKNPDRFIKRAIDIIKTGFGQPSIFNTDAVFEELLRQGKSIEDARSGGTSGCVETGAFGKENYMLTGYFNLPKILELTIFNGFDPITKKQIGPKTGNFEEFETFEEFFEAFKKQLKYFIDVKIEGNIIIESIYAKYMPAVFLSIFIDDCIKKGLDYHNGGARYNSSYIQGVGIGTITDSLAAIKQKVFEEKVFDKKTFKEMLEKNFEGYELQRQILLNKTHKYGNDNDYADSLMKMVFEEFFRNVDGRKTYRGGTFRINMLPTTVHVYFGSKLIASADGRKAYQPISEGISPVQGMDKNGPTAALKSASKMDHIKTGGTLLNVKFTPDLLKDEKGIDAMVKLIRTYFKLDGHHVQFNVVSAETLKDAKKHPEKYSDLIVRVAGYSDYFNHLNEQLQDEIIRRTEHESFN; encoded by the coding sequence ATGCAAAAAAGTTCATGCAAAATAATAGACTACACAAAGATTGTCAAGGAAGATAGGGGAATGAACGACAGGATTAAAAAACTCAGAAGGCAATCGATAGAAAAACAGGAAACGATAAGCCATGAAAGAGCTCTGCTTTTGACTGAGTTTTACAAAAATTGCAAAGAAACCTCAATCCCTATCAAAAGAGCCAAGGCGTTTGAGTATATTCTCTTGAATAAAAAGATATTTATCAACGATGGTGAGCTGATTGTTGGAGAAAGAGGTGATGATATAAAAGCCACGCCTACCTATCCAGAAATCACACTACATTCACTTGAGGATTTAAGGGTCTTAAACGATAGAGAAAAGGTTTCATATAAGGTATCAGAAGAAACCTTTAAGGTTTATGAAGAAGAGATAATACCATACTGGAAGGGTAAAACGATCAGGGAAAAGATCTTTGAAAGTCTGCCTCAAAGGTGGAAAGATGCCTTTGAAGCGGGTGTATTTACGGAGTTTATGGAGCAGCGCTCACCGGGGCATACAGTTCTTGATGACAAAATCTACAAAAAGGGATTGCTTGATTTTATAAAAGAAATAGACGAACGCATTGCATCGTTTGATATAGCAAATGACCCAAAAGCAATAGATAAAATCGAAGAGCTTAAAGCTATGAAAATAGCAGCCAGAGCTTTGATAAAATTTGCAGAAAGATATGCAGATTTAGCTGAAAAGATGGCCAAAGAAGAACCAGACCCACAAAGAAGGCAGGAGCTTAACAAAATAGCAGAGGTTTGCAGGTGGGTTCCAGCCAATGCACCAAGAAACTTTCATGAGGCGCTTCAATACTACTGGTTTGTCCACATCGGTGTCATAACAGAGCTTAACGGATGGGATGCATTCAGCCCAGGAAAACTGGATAAACACCTATATCCTTTCTACAAAAAAGACATAGAAAATGGCACAATGACGAAAGAGCAGGCTAAGGAGCTACTTGAATGTTTATGGGTTAAGTTCCACAACCACCCTGCCCCTCCCAAGGTCGGCGTAACAGCTCAGGAAAGCTCCACCTACACAGATTTTGCCCAGATCAACATCGGTGGCATAAAAGAGGATGGAACGGATAATGTTAACGAGCTAAGCTACCTGCTTTTGGATGTTGTTGAAGAGATGAGGCTTGTGCAACCCAATGCAAGCGTTCATTTAAGTAGAAAGAATCCCGATAGGTTTATAAAAAGGGCTATTGATATTATAAAAACAGGTTTTGGCCAGCCATCGATATTCAATACCGATGCCGTATTTGAAGAACTTCTAAGACAGGGTAAGTCCATTGAAGATGCAAGAAGCGGTGGCACAAGTGGATGCGTGGAAACTGGAGCGTTTGGCAAAGAAAACTACATGCTTACAGGGTATTTCAACCTGCCAAAGATACTTGAGCTTACCATCTTTAACGGCTTTGACCCCATAACAAAAAAACAGATCGGCCCAAAAACAGGCAACTTTGAAGAGTTTGAGACATTTGAGGAGTTTTTTGAGGCTTTCAAAAAGCAGCTAAAGTATTTCATAGATGTAAAAATAGAGGGCAACATCATTATAGAAAGCATCTATGCAAAATATATGCCCGCTGTATTTCTATCGATATTTATCGATGATTGCATCAAAAAAGGGCTTGACTACCACAACGGCGGTGCAAGGTATAACTCATCCTACATTCAGGGTGTTGGAATCGGCACAATTACAGATTCACTTGCGGCAATTAAACAAAAGGTATTTGAAGAAAAGGTTTTTGACAAAAAGACATTTAAAGAGATGCTTGAGAAAAACTTTGAAGGCTATGAGCTTCAAAGGCAGATTCTCCTTAACAAAACGCATAAATACGGCAACGACAATGACTACGCAGACAGCCTGATGAAAATGGTATTTGAGGAGTTTTTCAGAAATGTCGATGGTAGAAAAACCTATCGCGGCGGCACATTCAGGATCAATATGCTGCCAACAACCGTTCATGTCTATTTTGGAAGCAAACTTATTGCTTCAGCCGACGGCAGAAAGGCATATCAGCCAATATCGGAAGGCATCTCGCCTGTTCAGGGCATGGATAAAAACGGACCAACAGCTGCATTAAAATCCGCATCAAAGATGGATCATATAAAAACCGGCGGCACGCTATTAAATGTAAAGTTTACACCAGACCTGCTTAAAGATGAAAAAGGAATAGACGCAATGGTAAAATTGATAAGGACTTACTTTAAATTAGACGGACACCATGTTCAGTTTAATGTTGTAAGTGCAGAAACGCTGAAAGATGCAAAAAAACATCCAGAGAAATATTCAGACCTCATTGTGAGGGTTGCAGGATACAGCGACTACTTTAATCATCTGAATGAGCAGCTGCAGGATGAAATTATCAGAAGAACAGAGCATGAATCGTTCAATTGA